The genomic segment tgagcacggtttaaaaaaaacaaaatacacttgagcttttaatcaaggaaatacagtacccacttttctcgaatcggcaagtgtcagtgctgaacttcatttcatacctctgttactgggcacatctagactgctctgtccggtatatgcgaggggtttttaacggaaatgcattgcgattgggcgggacgttttgtccgatgcaAGCAAAAATCTAGTATacgtatatggtgtttattacctaGAAAAccttacaaaagcattgggaagaagtttgcttttgtccggtgagtgcgagtatctggtttatacgatgacagtttcgGCAGGTTTTACTATGTAGTGAGCGTGTCTTCTGGCATTTCTGTAATATACTTCTATGGTGGTGTCAGATCGGTTTCACTTAAGTGTCGAAGATGAAAAATCCTTCATTATGAATAATCTGCTCTGTTTGTGTTGATTCAATGAAAAGTTAACAGCTGACTTGATTGCGCCATGAAAAATTAGTGTTTGGTTGACTCGGTgtaccactagagggagcccacatACCACCAGTGGTATGCATACCAGTTTGAGAACTATGGCTCCAAATTattcaataaataaacaaacaggccTGATTGTCAGACTTCATCAATTGTCAGAAAACATCTTCCATTTCAAATGTTGGCCCATGTGAGATCATCTCTTCGAGAGGGATTTTAGCTTGTTTTGAGAAATTGTCAATATTATTAGTATGTTTTATCATTTTCTATAAATTGACCCATCTTTGACGTGGTATTTCTATTCAGCTCACTTTCTACCCTTGTTCTACCTTAAAATAGAACATAATTGCCCCAGTACTCCATCAAGGCACGAAAAAGACCATTTTGAAACTAATTAAAGATTTTAAGGCGAAATGAGGTCTTAAAAGTTTTATTACAGAAAAAAAGCACTATTACAGCAGCACTTACTCCAACTCAACATCTTCATTCTTCTTGACTCATATTCATCATAGCTGTTCTTTAAATTTTGAGTCACAAAGAAGAAAGAGACAAACATTTCTCATTGGTTCAACGCCATCATAACATCGTTTTTCTTATAGCATTGTACATCCACATCTTACGTAAGCAATATTCAAACAAATTAAGTTTGAGGAATGTTTTCTAAAAATTTAAATCAAAACATGTTAAAACACCATAAGATATGTTAAGAAATATAAATTGAtgtattaaaaaattaaaatgcaatGTTAAATTTGCTCCTAAAAATCATTCTATTCTTAAGAAGCATGAGAAAGAAATTGTACTTGAAACTGAAAATGATCATCAGAACCAACAACTCACGTGAATCATCAAATGAATAATTTAATGCTTATcagcagtaaaaataaataaggaaaataagGGGGAGAAAACTAATGCAAAATATAAAAACATTATGAAATATTTTCATGATTTATAAACATGTTTTCTTAACTTGATAATATACTGCTGAAGCTATTATATTAAAAACTTCTGTACATCGTGCAAAGCAGAAATTTGGCTACAGGAAGTGTGTTTGTGACACTGGAGAAGTCAGGAGGTTTAGTTCTGTATCTCTGTATTTAATTTTGCATTCCTTTATTTTTGGCTCTTTTTCTTGTACTTTCTCAGCCTTCTTTGTTCCATATTGCATTTCGTCTGGATGAACCAAGTGTTAAttagtaaatgtgaggcataattgtaaagctgtTCTCAGACAGAAAGTCGACGCTCACTTTTTGGCCCACGGATATGCAAGTTGACGGAGCCCGTTATCACATGACTATTGTTCAAGAAGAAGCCAGGTCTTTCACCATGATGTCATAAGCAACTGGGCCTCGGAATGTAAATCCAAGGTAGAAATGAATGTTTTCATTACCATGAGGCACTGAAGGTACATAAAGAGGAAGGATATTGAACTTCTTTTTCTGTGGGCCCTCAAGATAAACGGCTCCATCTTCAGTCCATCCAGAAACACGTTTCAGCATCTTGGCAATTTCAGGCATTCTCCACGCTTTCCCGCTAAACCATTTTATGCGTTTCTCAGAGACAGAGAAACCCTTGGTAACACTTTCAAACTTACTCTTGTGGACAAACTTATTCAATCCACTTCCATTGCCCAGAAAAAAGTGTGTGTAAATCCTCCTCTTCCGCTGTGGAATATCTTTCATCTTGGTCCAGTAGCTCTTTTCCAGGTGTTCGATGGCTGTTTGTACAGTTTCATATTTGatttctttctcatggtctgtaTCATCATCTTCTGGCCAGAATAGTAAAGTCAGCAAAAACAGAGCACTGGGTAAACATTTTCTTTTATCAACTGGGAACTGGCGACAAAGTGCCTGCATCTCTCTCAGCGGAACTGCCTTTGCAGGACTAGGTGAAAGGCAGTTCCGAGCGATATGGGCCACGATGTAATTGACAATATCCCGTTGTGTTAATCTAGCCTCTAAAGGATTTTGAGGGTAGAGTGACAGAATGCACTCCAGCACATCTGCTGGATTCTTTgggtcagtcaacttggaaagaaGGGATGTTACATTACCCCCACCAAGGCGACAAATGACCATGCGCTTCTGAAAAGGTGTCAGACTGGATGGGTTTGACTGCCCTGGTTGAAGTGGAGTATTATAACCTTCACTGAAGTACTTCCCATACTCAGATGATTTTTTTGCTAGCCATGCTAATGGATGGCTTATCTTTTCCTCTGGACTTACCAtggttctttctccttcatctgcaTCAACATCTGTCTGGAAGTAACTCAGATCTTCTGAAATCCATTCTAAGGCATACTGCACTGTGTTCTTAAGGTTCTTCAAAGAGCCATGAAACCTTTCCCATGGTTCATTGACTTCCTCAGGAATGTAATCTGTAAGCAAGTACTTTGTACATTCAGAAAGGCCATTGGCTTTGTTTGAAAACACGTCCAATGAAGAAATGAGTTTGAGTAGGCTGCATCCAACCTCAGCCTCAGCAAAAAAGCATGAATTGTTTACAGATTCCATATCTGCAAGAGCTGCTTTCTCGGACTCTTGAAAACACTCCAAGGCTTTCAGAGCAGTCTCAACAGCATCTGATgtattttctgctgtttttagtttgttGTCACTATCAATAGCTTTGCACTTTGCTTGGAACCATTTCCTGTACACCTGACCTTTGGTGTCGAGAATGTAGGAGTTGTGGGGCAGGTCTTTGGCTGCAGTCTCTGCCCAGTATTTTGCTTCTTCAAACTTCTCATATGTATAGTGAATACGAGCAAGCTGTTGTGCAAAGAATGGATCTCTCTGAAAACGATAGCAGGCCTCCTCAAGTACTTCAATTGCTTTGTCTGGGTGTTCATATTTACACACATGCTCAATCAGAGGAGAGAAAAAACTGTCATACGCGTCCCCTCGGCTTATCCTGGATCGCCTTATGAAGAGAGCTCTCAAAAAGGACAGATACTCCTCCCTTCCAAACCTGTGCTCAAAAAGCACATCCTGATGGAGCAAATCTTGTGCCAAACTGCTGTGAGTCCACTTGTTGCCCAGAAGCTGTTGGAGAATTTCCTTTGCAATAAGTGGATGGATGATTCGGACTGAGTCGATGTGTGTCGTGTCATCTTTAAGATGCAAGAAGACTAGTTTGGCCGGATCACTGAGAGAGTTCTTAAACTCATGTTGGCGAAACCTTTCCAGGTGGATTCTTAACGAAAGCAAAGCTTCACAATGTGACTGAGAGATAAAAGAGTCCTGGACATATGTATTCAGCAGTGCAACATACTGAATGAGGCGGGTGTCAACGGATTCGTGATTGATGTCTTGGAGCAGATGTTCCACAAATCCTTTAACATATTTCTCATCAAATCCCTCACACATCAAAACAAAAGTAAGGATGAACTGTGGCTCATAATCTTCTTCAAGTACCTCTCGCTTCCCAGCAAACATCTTTTTCTCTTGAGCTGACAGTTTGTGAGTGACAGACACGTTCTGTAAGGGAGACTCCTTGCATCttttttctggatcatgggatCTTCTACAGCTCAAAAGAATGAAACACAGCATTCCATTTGGCATTCTCTTGGTGTTAATGGCAACCTCTAGCTCATTTCTGATGTCATCGATGTATTCTTTATCGGAGTCTTCAATGAGAAGAAGCACAGGAACACACCTCTGTGGTTCTTCTTCTTCATATTCTCTGAACTCAACGGCGTGCTGTGCCACAACCGCAGCAGAGTATGATGGCTTCAGGATGGCGCACCTGAGATTTTTCCTGTTGTTCCACAGCACTTGTCTTGCCACAGTGCTTCCACCACTTCCTGGATGATGGTAGATGTTAATATGGTTTACATGAGTCTGATCTGCATTCACTTCCAAAGCGTTTTTGAGGAGTTTGGACACATCACGATAAGCATCTCTTTTAATGACCTCGCCGACATGCTTATGCTCAGCAAGCCAGAAATTCAGCCAGGTCACTCGCCCTCCACGGTAGAACTGATGCTCAATactttttttctcctcagtgaTGAACTCTTCTGTAGTTTCATCGCAATGATCAACTGTCAGAATCTCAAGCGAATACATCTGTTcctctttgtttgttttgaggAGACATGTCCCCTTTGAGAAGACTGCTAGTTTTTTGGTGGCATGTGGATTTGTTGGCTGTATTTGCTGCATAGTTGCATTAATGTGACTCATTTTCATCCCGACAACACTGGAATTGTCAACCATTTGTGTTCCACATGAACCCTCTGCAAAGCTTTTCCACTTCTGAAAGTTTTTCTCTGATTCACAAATGCAAATGATGTCTTCGTGGCCTTCCATGTCTGTGAAAAACTCATAAAAGGTGTGCAAGACTGGTTTCTCAACTGGTGATGTGAGAAGGAAAATGACCTGAAATGTCCCTTTTggaagaatttgttttgaaatcaAGGACACCGATTCCCGCAAGAGTGTCATTTTTGTCTTGATCCAAGTCATGTCATCACATTCAATTTCATTTCCTTTAAAGTCAGTCCGGCCATTACAAAAGATCCAGCTAGTTTGCTCAAACAAATGCAACTGGCGTGTGAATTCTTTGATGCCTGTGCCACTGGGCATCCTGTAGCTCTGCAGAAAGTGCATGTTTGCAGCATGATGCAGAAGGTATTTACTGCAAAGGCCTGATGTCTTTGAGTCAGGGTCAAAGTCAAATACACAGAATATGTTCATGTTATGCAGCCATTCAATGTGACAGAGGTCTTCAGGCTTGAATTTGTTGGTGACAAATATGAACCATTTCTCCTTTTCGATGAATTTCTTCCCACTAGTCATCAGCATCATCAGTTTCCTTCCAAGGTCTTGGCAGATGTGTGGTGCATTGAGGAACTGGTATCTTTCTGCTTCTTCTCTTTGGACATCTCGATCTCTGACTCGCTCGTAGAAGTCACTTCTGTCTTGTTCACTCACTGGCTCCGTTTTCGCCCCTACCCTTCGGTAAATTGTTGCTTTCTCAAATTCGACTTTGTTCGTAGAGTCTTTGAAGTTTGGCAACTTAACAGAGTATACTTTATTCTTAACAATATTTATTGAGGGAACAATATCAACCTCTACCACATACCTCTTTTCTTTACCTTCTCGATCTACTACCTCAATGAACCGAGGTGGCCGCACACATTGGCGTACATGCTCCTCATTAGAGGAGAAACTTCTCTCAATGTAGTCCAAGGCATCAATATAAATGTCTGTCTCTTTTACAGGGACACCAATAATCTCACCATGTGTATATTGATTATTATCCTTACTGTCCATCACCCCAAAGTGTATTGTGCCGTTTGTTCTGATATTCATACAGCCAGTGGCAAATTTCAGGACCTCTTTGGCAAATTTTGCTTGCAGTCTTGCACGATCCAATTTTGCAGCTTCAGCTAAAGATTTAAATTCATGGCATGGAGATATCAAATCAAAGGCACCTGACTCGGGCTGGAGGACCCTGTGCTTTACATATAAGAAATCAATACCTTCTGTATCAAATGGTCGTGGTTTGCAATCTTCCTTTGAGGGCAAAACACACAGTCCCTGAGCAGTTTGTTTCTCCTCCAAAACATTCTGAGTTTGAGCTGGGGAACTTCCACAAGTTGGAACAATCTGAACTGATTTCTTCTCCACCTCATTTTTTCCCGCACTATTGGACTTTTTCTTCTCCTGAGACTTTTTCTGAGAGTTAATAAGCTCATCCCTCCTTTTAATAATCAAGTGAGCAGGTCCTGATTTCATGCAAAACTCTTTCTTGAGGTAGTCCTCATCCACAGAACAAAGGATTTGTCCATTTACTTCTTCGTCATAGAGATTTTTTACATACTGTTCCTTCACCCCGATAGATTTGAGCCAGATGCTCACTTCTGATTCTGTCCAGTCCTGGAGTGGCTGCTGAAGGTTGTCAGCTACATAATGACAGAAAACAAGAATACGAAATTTACTATTCAAATTAGAAATCCAACATAGTCATCTACTAAAAGGTTTGTGCTTTAATATTGTTTCTTGTTTGAAATCATATTTATCCATTCAAACAATACGTTTTACATAATAAAAGTATTTTCCAATCGTCTGTTGCAAATATGGGGCATCCCAAGGTGCTGTTCTAAGTCGTttgttattttcattttatatagtacATCTTGAACAGGTCATATGAATCTATGGAATTACGTTATCCTTTATGCCAATGACACTTTAAAAGCCCATTAATGCAAATATCTTTCCGATTAATAATTATTTGAACTGATATTCAATAGTGGAATAAATGTCATTCACAGCTGTGCAGATTCAAAACAATGAGGTTCAATAATCAATTGTAAAACTGCATGTCAGTGCTGCTTTATCATGTATCAGTGATTGAACTAAGGTATTATTGaggcaacacacctgaatcactgGGGACCCGAATAAACACATTGAAATTAACCATTTCATTGTCATTTTAAGTCATTCAGCCATTTCCAGGTTGGTCAAAGTAAAATCAGGTTGCATTAAGCGAGTGGGCAACTGGCTTTTTAAACACAATCAACACGATGCGTCTTTCAACAAAAATCCAGAGTCAACGGGAAAACATcacttcataaaaaaaataaaaaaaaactcaggaaattttttttttgttacaaaaaCCTGCCTTACTGCTGGCGAGAAATGTCGCTGgaaggtattgcattcactgcacAGACTTTCGGGCTCTGTGTTTCACTGTTTTGGTGTAGTCACGGAGGCAGTGTTTTCCAGACTGAAGCATGCCTTTACCGAGTGGACAAGGCCGAAATCCCACTTTTGCTCAAAATGTCAGTGTCCTAACTGTGTTACGTGCTGATAAGAGATATAGCGAGCTACATTACCCAGAATCCTCAGCAGTACCGAGGTGGGAGTTGCAGGATGAACATGTCACTCAGTAAAAGTTCAGAGAGAAACCCATGCTGACCATCTCCAAGCCTTCTTTTAAAATGCACTACCCAGCATAACGTGGTGTCAGACAAAGGAGTctgtagagcaggggtaggcaacctgttccagaaagagccatgagggtgcaggttttctttgcagccactgactccaccaggtgattttactgattaatatcactttgagcagatgtaatcagttaatcagtgaaatcacctggtggagtcagtggctgcaaagaaaacctgcaccctcatggctctttctggaacaggttgcctacccctgctgtaGAGCGACAGATGACTGCAGACCACAGAGCGACTTGTAGCTAAGCAACAAGGTGAGCTACCAAAGGTTACAAGCAGGCTAATCAATGCTAATGGCGGAAGCTAGCGGCAATGGCAGCGAGAGCAGCAACATGCCAGAGCTAGCGTCAGGGCAAAGTCCACAGCAAAACTCCACTACGGATAAGCTAGGTCTAAGTACACCCTCACCCACGCACTTCACTGGAAATCTTGCTGATAACTGAAAACATTTCAAGCAGAGATTTGAATCTTTATATATGGCTGCAAGTGGAGCAGGAGAAAGATGAGAAAGTGCAAGCTCAAATCTTTCTTCATATGATAGGTGAAGATGCACAGGACATTTGTAGCAGTTTTCAGACTGATCCAGAAAATCTCAAATTGTTGGGCGCTGGTGAGTGATAACATGGAGTCATGTTTTTGCGGCGCTCCTGACGAGGGCAAACTTTTTTataaatattttacttttttcGGTCAACCCCAAATAGAGCTGACCAACTCACAGTATACTGATCCATCAAAGCTTTTGGTTCCCAATTTTGCACACCAATTATGACAGATCAGAAGCTGCCATGAGCAAAAATAAATCCTATAAAGTCCACGCCGCTAAAGCCCTGGGCTCTGCTAGAGCCTTGAGCGACAAGGCTGTGGACGTATCTGAGGTGATGGCTGGATACTGTCTCATAAAGACTCATGCACGCATGATTTAAATGCCAAAATAGGCTCTGCACGGGACAATATGGCGAAACAAGAAACTCGTCTGAAGGATCTGGAAGGCAGACTGAACATGTACTTGGATAAGATGACGAATATGGAGGGGGATGTCAACTGGCTAAAGTCAGAGGTTGCTATGCTACACCTAAAGCTAGATGACCTGGAAGGACGGCAGCACCGAGGCAATGCTCGCATTATCGGGATAAAAGAGGGAACTGAGAACAGCAGAGGCCAGCGACCtacagatatttttttttaaaggtacttCAAGAGCTGCTGGACCTCGACTTTGCTCCGACTTTGGACAAGTCCACCATGGCCTGCAGCCACCACCCAGCGAAGGAGAACCCCCGAGAGCTATTGTGGTGAAATTTCACTATTTTCAAGTGAGAGAGATGGTGTTCCGTAAAGCTGCCCGCACAACCTCACTGACCCTCCGTGGATAAAAAATGGGTATCTTCCCCGACTACACCGCTGTGGTGTAGAGGAGAACGGATTTCACGGAGGCTAAGTGGCACCTGAGGAACTGTCAGGGGATCAAGTTTGGGCTCGTCTTTCCCACAGTTCTTTGTATTACCATGTCAACAGGCCAAGAAACACGATTCAAGGACCCATCTGTAGCGACTGACATTATTCGGAAGAATCTAAAGCCTTAACACCGTATTGACGGCTAACAAGAATTACCAGCTAACTGCTGATGATAGTTTAAGACATTGAAAGGGGAAGCTTCCACTCAGATCATGTAACTTTCCTTTTTTTCTTGAATGCAGGACTAGTAATGtggtctttatttatttttgtttgcttgtatGTGGACCCCCGAGGGAGGCTAGACATTGCTACACGAGAGGCCCGGGGCTTCCC from the Thalassophryne amazonica chromosome 16, fThaAma1.1, whole genome shotgun sequence genome contains:
- the samd9l gene encoding sterile alpha motif domain-containing protein 9-like, with the translated sequence MADNLQQPLQDWTESEVSIWLKSIGVKEQYVKNLYDEEVNGQILCSVDEDYLKKEFCMKSGPAHLIIKRRDELINSQKKSQEKKKSNSAGKNEVEKKSVQIVPTCGSSPAQTQNVLEEKQTAQGLCVLPSKEDCKPRPFDTEGIDFLYVKHRVLQPESGAFDLISPCHEFKSLAEAAKLDRARLQAKFAKEVLKFATGCMNIRTNGTIHFGVMDSKDNNQYTHGEIIGVPVKETDIYIDALDYIERSFSSNEEHVRQCVRPPRFIEVVDREGKEKRYVVEVDIVPSINIVKNKVYSVKLPNFKDSTNKVEFEKATIYRRVGAKTEPVSEQDRSDFYERVRDRDVQREEAERYQFLNAPHICQDLGRKLMMLMTSGKKFIEKEKWFIFVTNKFKPEDLCHIEWLHNMNIFCVFDFDPDSKTSGLCSKYLLHHAANMHFLQSYRMPSGTGIKEFTRQLHLFEQTSWIFCNGRTDFKGNEIECDDMTWIKTKMTLLRESVSLISKQILPKGTFQVIFLLTSPVEKPVLHTFYEFFTDMEGHEDIICICESEKNFQKWKSFAEGSCGTQMVDNSSVVGMKMSHINATMQQIQPTNPHATKKLAVFSKGTCLLKTNKEEQMYSLEILTVDHCDETTEEFITEEKKSIEHQFYRGGRVTWLNFWLAEHKHVGEVIKRDAYRDVSKLLKNALEVNADQTHVNHINIYHHPGSGGSTVARQVLWNNRKNLRCAILKPSYSAAVVAQHAVEFREYEEEEPQRCVPVLLLIEDSDKEYIDDIRNELEVAINTKRMPNGMLCFILLSCRRSHDPEKRCKESPLQNVSVTHKLSAQEKKMFAGKREVLEEDYEPQFILTFVLMCEGFDEKYVKGFVEHLLQDINHESVDTRLIQYVALLNTYVQDSFISQSHCEALLSLRIHLERFRQHEFKNSLSDPAKLVFLHLKDDTTHIDSVRIIHPLIAKEILQQLLGNKWTHSSLAQDLLHQDVLFEHRFGREEYLSFLRALFIRRSRISRGDAYDSFFSPLIEHVCKYEHPDKAIEVLEEACYRFQRDPFFAQQLARIHYTYEKFEEAKYWAETAAKDLPHNSYILDTKGQVYRKWFQAKCKAIDSDNKLKTAENTSDAVETALKALECFQESEKAALADMESVNNSCFFAEAEVGCSLLKLISSLDVFSNKANGLSECTKYLLTDYIPEEVNEPWERFHGSLKNLKNTVQYALEWISEDLSYFQTDVDADEGERTMVSPEEKISHPLAWLAKKSSEYGKYFSEGYNTPLQPGQSNPSSLTPFQKRMVICRLGGGNVTSLLSKLTDPKNPADVLECILSLYPQNPLEARLTQRDIVNYIVAHIARNCLSPSPAKAVPLREMQALCRQFPVDKRKCLPSALFLLTLLFWPEDDDTDHEKEIKYETVQTAIEHLEKSYWTKMKDIPQRKRRIYTHFFLGNGSGLNKFVHKSKFESVTKGFSVSEKRIKWFSGKAWRMPEIAKMLKRVSGWTEDGAVYLEGPQKKKFNILPLYVPSVPHGNENIHFYLGFTFRGPVAYDIMVKDLASS